Proteins from a genomic interval of Desulfofustis limnaeus:
- a CDS encoding thiamine pyrophosphate-binding protein, whose product MNNAQILAKSFIDLGVKRIFGFSGATILPVFHAIDEYGIDIIVGANEQSCAFAAGGYSRSSQEVGVAVVTSGPAITNTLTAVADANADSIPLLVFAGQVARTKMGTDEFQHINVASIFADAAKKVILVSELHSVEEVVKDAYFLAKSGKPGPVVIDFPYDIQMTEGEYRGIDPDRFRYKYDEEHHLGENQCQQFFELLQQAKRPLLYIGGGLNSAEGSARIREFNRRYRVPSIWSLMGKGVLNEKGDWALGMLGMFGVPAANMAIQKTDLFVAFGIRWDDRVSQKVGEAGLAADIAYFDINPQKVQEVRFSRNPKFSFIGKAETALDDLLNYAEQNDIRLDIGDWQTYTKSLKETYRLNYNRSAAAIQQAEVMETLSDFITEQTIITTGVGNHQMLAAQYLTTLTPKSFLTSGGYGTMGFGLPSAIGAQHANPQKIVIAIDGDGSLLMNLGELFTVGKYQLPVKVLMLNNHGDCMVRNIQDIVYRGAHVGTKKVTSVSFANVAKEMGFSYSRRVGERADLKEALTEFVQATGPCFLEVVTDVDEMLYPRIPAGLGYKDMILGPYMQQA is encoded by the coding sequence CAACGAACAGTCGTGTGCCTTTGCCGCCGGGGGCTATTCTCGATCAAGCCAAGAGGTGGGGGTGGCGGTGGTGACCTCCGGGCCAGCCATCACCAATACCTTGACGGCGGTGGCTGATGCCAATGCTGATTCGATCCCGCTGCTGGTATTTGCCGGCCAGGTGGCCCGGACCAAGATGGGCACCGATGAATTCCAGCATATCAACGTGGCCTCCATTTTTGCCGATGCCGCCAAAAAGGTGATCCTGGTAAGCGAACTGCACAGTGTCGAAGAAGTGGTCAAGGACGCTTACTTTCTCGCCAAGTCGGGAAAACCGGGACCAGTGGTCATCGATTTTCCCTATGACATCCAGATGACCGAAGGAGAATATCGGGGTATCGATCCGGATCGGTTCCGTTACAAGTACGATGAGGAGCATCATCTCGGCGAGAATCAGTGCCAACAGTTTTTCGAATTGCTGCAGCAGGCCAAGCGACCGCTGCTCTATATCGGCGGAGGACTCAATTCTGCGGAAGGAAGTGCCCGGATCAGGGAGTTCAACCGGCGCTACCGAGTGCCGTCAATCTGGAGCTTGATGGGCAAAGGGGTGCTCAACGAAAAAGGTGATTGGGCGCTTGGCATGTTGGGCATGTTCGGAGTCCCGGCGGCCAATATGGCCATCCAGAAAACCGATCTGTTTGTCGCCTTCGGTATCCGCTGGGATGATCGGGTCTCGCAGAAGGTCGGGGAGGCGGGACTGGCTGCGGATATCGCCTATTTCGACATCAACCCCCAAAAGGTCCAGGAAGTCAGGTTCTCCCGCAATCCGAAGTTCTCGTTCATCGGCAAAGCCGAGACAGCCTTGGATGACCTGCTCAATTATGCGGAACAAAACGATATCCGTCTCGACATCGGTGATTGGCAGACATATACCAAAAGCCTCAAGGAGACCTATCGCCTCAATTATAATCGTTCGGCCGCAGCCATCCAGCAGGCCGAGGTGATGGAGACGCTCTCCGATTTCATTACCGAGCAGACCATCATCACCACAGGGGTGGGCAACCACCAGATGTTGGCCGCCCAGTATCTGACCACGTTAACCCCCAAGTCCTTTCTCACCTCGGGCGGGTACGGAACCATGGGCTTCGGCTTGCCGTCGGCGATCGGCGCGCAGCATGCCAACCCGCAGAAGATCGTCATCGCCATCGACGGCGACGGCAGTCTGCTGATGAACCTCGGAGAGTTGTTCACCGTCGGCAAATATCAGCTTCCCGTCAAGGTGCTGATGTTGAACAACCATGGCGATTGCATGGTGCGTAACATTCAGGATATCGTCTACCGTGGCGCTCATGTGGGAACCAAAAAGGTGACCTCGGTCAGCTTTGCCAACGTGGCCAAAGAGATGGGATTCTCCTACAGCCGACGGGTCGGGGAGCGGGCCGACCTGAAAGAGGCTTTGACCGAGTTCGTTCAGGCAACCGGCCCCTGCTTTCTCGAGGTTGTTACCGATGTGGATGAGATGCTTTATCCTCGCATTCCTGCCGGCCTCGGATATAAGGACATGATCCTCGGTCCTTACATGCAGCAGGCCTAG
- a CDS encoding DUF3943 domain-containing protein, giving the protein MTTPTGTPAPTPQPTGTVHRPPRRTTFASSLRQRHHVLRAGSIGLLTLSLILSRPGTALPRDVVTPVAYTTALLAVEFVALNLLDLNDNSISYDNFEQVLDNPSPREDDDDDVLNLVLHPLMGSETYLRAREGDFGIPGSIAFSLAASLTWEYGLESWTEHPSSKDILLTTGIGWMIGEVRYQIKRYAIDHGDSYFWVDPIWATLEYLDLRINHDEDGVTTIFGWKIPL; this is encoded by the coding sequence ATGACGACACCCACCGGCACGCCGGCCCCCACGCCGCAACCGACGGGGACCGTCCATCGGCCCCCTCGTCGTACCACGTTCGCCAGCAGCCTCAGGCAGCGCCATCATGTCCTGCGGGCGGGAAGTATCGGGCTCCTAACGCTCAGCCTCATCCTGTCCCGCCCGGGCACCGCCCTTCCTCGAGACGTCGTGACCCCGGTCGCCTATACCACGGCGCTCTTGGCCGTCGAATTTGTCGCGCTCAACCTGCTGGATCTCAACGACAACTCGATCAGCTACGACAATTTCGAACAAGTTCTCGACAACCCATCACCCCGGGAAGACGATGATGACGACGTGCTGAACCTGGTCCTCCACCCCCTGATGGGATCGGAAACCTACCTGCGGGCTCGGGAGGGCGATTTCGGCATCCCCGGCAGTATCGCCTTCAGCCTGGCGGCTTCACTCACCTGGGAGTACGGATTGGAATCCTGGACCGAACACCCTTCCAGCAAGGACATTCTGCTGACCACCGGGATCGGCTGGATGATCGGCGAGGTCCGTTATCAGATCAAGCGATACGCCATCGACCACGGCGATTCTTATTTCTGGGTGGATCCCATCTGGGCCACACTCGAGTATCTGGACCTGCGGATCAATCATGACGAAGATGGCGTCACCACCATCTTCGGCTGGAAAATCCCGTTGTAA
- a CDS encoding FAD-dependent oxidoreductase, translating into MTLLTVIGGDAAGMSAASQARRLAPDLDITVFEKGPYTSFALUGVPYFVAGLVDSAEQLIARTPETFREKMDIQVHTEHEVIAIDADSHSILVRDLARRKDYHHHFDHLLIATGSKPVRPPLPGIEASNIHHVNSLDGGIALKRSLDQQRPQSAVIVGGGYIGLEMAEAFVLHGMKVRLIQRGEQLMSATLDRQTAELVADSLRRHGVDVQLGQSVTGFDSNNGIATGVITDQETFPADIVLLGLGVEPNSDLAAAAGIPLGANRAIAVDRRQRTRRADIWAAGDCAESYHLVSRRSVHAALGTIANKQGKIAGINLAGKKAEFPGIVGTAVSKFMDTEIGSTGLPERTLNELGIQFVSAVVEARTLPRYYPGSSPLTVKLLAEPESKRLLGGQIVGGPGAAKRIDPLAVALHAGFTLDDLLYLDFGYAPPFSGVWEPFVIAARQALKQV; encoded by the coding sequence ATGACGCTACTGACCGTAATCGGTGGCGATGCCGCCGGCATGAGCGCCGCATCACAGGCCAGGCGGCTGGCTCCCGATCTCGATATCACCGTATTCGAAAAAGGGCCGTATACGTCCTTTGCGCTCTGAGGAGTTCCCTATTTCGTCGCCGGTCTGGTTGACTCTGCCGAACAACTCATTGCCAGGACTCCGGAAACCTTCCGGGAGAAGATGGATATCCAAGTTCATACCGAGCACGAAGTCATCGCCATAGACGCTGACTCTCACTCGATTCTGGTCCGCGATCTGGCTCGCCGCAAAGACTATCACCACCACTTTGATCACCTCCTTATCGCCACCGGCAGCAAACCGGTACGCCCGCCCCTGCCCGGCATCGAAGCGAGCAACATCCACCACGTCAACTCGCTTGATGGCGGGATAGCACTGAAACGGAGCCTGGATCAACAGCGACCGCAATCAGCGGTCATTGTCGGCGGCGGGTACATCGGCTTGGAAATGGCAGAAGCGTTTGTCCTACACGGCATGAAGGTACGCTTGATCCAACGCGGCGAGCAATTGATGTCAGCCACCCTGGACCGCCAAACGGCTGAGTTGGTCGCCGATTCCCTGAGAAGGCACGGTGTCGATGTCCAGCTCGGCCAATCGGTAACCGGCTTCGACAGCAACAACGGCATCGCCACCGGCGTCATCACCGACCAGGAAACCTTCCCGGCGGATATTGTTCTTCTTGGTCTCGGCGTCGAACCCAACAGCGATCTTGCCGCCGCTGCCGGCATCCCGCTCGGGGCGAACCGGGCAATCGCCGTCGACCGCAGACAACGGACCCGGCGGGCCGATATCTGGGCCGCCGGCGATTGTGCCGAATCCTATCACCTGGTGAGCCGCCGCTCGGTACACGCCGCATTGGGAACCATCGCCAACAAGCAGGGTAAAATTGCCGGTATCAACCTGGCCGGGAAAAAGGCTGAGTTTCCCGGCATCGTGGGCACCGCCGTCAGCAAGTTCATGGACACCGAGATCGGTTCCACCGGTCTGCCCGAACGGACCTTGAACGAACTCGGCATCCAGTTCGTCTCAGCGGTGGTGGAGGCCCGGACCCTGCCCCGCTATTACCCCGGTTCATCGCCCTTGACGGTGAAACTGCTGGCCGAACCAGAGAGCAAGCGCCTGCTCGGTGGCCAGATCGTCGGCGGCCCCGGGGCTGCCAAGCGCATCGATCCCCTGGCGGTGGCTCTGCATGCCGGTTTCACACTCGACGACCTGCTCTACCTCGACTTTGGCTATGCCCCCCCTTTCTCAGGTGTCTGGGAGCCCTTCGTCATCGCAGCCCGGCAAGCTCTGAAGCAAGTGTAA
- a CDS encoding DUF294 nucleotidyltransferase-like domain-containing protein — protein MTMKTSKKVNEYRADPEVAVAYFRRTVPFDQLDEELLRRLARHCKLDFYPKGTRILVMGESEVNYLYLIQRGAVSKFIVDPQGTVSLKDVRGEGQFFGALGIIQRSRANVDVEAVEDTFCLLLPKEQFLWLLENQPQFAAYYLKDISDQLVNTAYSELRQHKLKRRTSEDLLLFSNTVGDIVGRAAVSVDQDLTIQSAAALMAQQRIGSLLVHVPARPEEIVGIITDRDLRSKVVAAGLDYQQPVSRIMSSPVQKVLSQTLCFDVLLAMLSRGIHHLAVEQGGRIVGVVTSNDIMSLQGNSPYYLFKEIVNQDRISGLYPLAQKIPDVIRSLLKEGGKASHITRMIAIINDHILTRLLTLLEAELGSPPVPYCWLLLGSEGRREQTFKTDQDNALLYADPRDQRQHTEAVRYFTELADKAADHLANCGYPPCPGEIMARNPRWRQPYSVWQGYFASWVCEPNPQELLNATIFFDFKPGFGEVKLAEELRDYLVEKTRRQDIFLLHLARQALTARAPLSFFRNFIVEKDGEYKNRLDIKHKGIASYADFARIFSLKHGIKETNTLARFKVLADEGYLDRQLAKAAEASYELMMQLRLLHQLEQLEQGILPDNHIDPADLTDLERRMLKESFRVLERLQAILETNYPAS, from the coding sequence ATGACCATGAAGACGAGCAAAAAGGTAAACGAGTATCGTGCCGATCCCGAAGTTGCCGTTGCGTATTTTCGCAGGACGGTACCCTTCGATCAGCTCGACGAAGAATTACTCCGCCGGCTGGCACGCCACTGCAAGCTCGATTTTTATCCCAAAGGAACCAGGATCCTGGTCATGGGGGAATCGGAGGTCAACTATCTCTATCTGATTCAACGGGGAGCAGTAAGTAAATTCATCGTCGATCCGCAGGGGACGGTGTCGCTCAAGGATGTGCGTGGCGAAGGTCAGTTTTTCGGGGCCCTGGGCATCATTCAGCGGTCGCGTGCGAACGTCGATGTGGAAGCGGTGGAGGATACCTTCTGCCTGCTGCTGCCAAAGGAGCAGTTTCTCTGGTTGCTGGAAAATCAACCGCAGTTCGCCGCTTACTATCTCAAGGATATCTCCGACCAGCTGGTCAACACCGCCTACAGCGAACTGCGCCAGCACAAGTTGAAGCGACGGACCAGTGAGGATCTGCTGCTTTTTTCCAACACGGTGGGCGACATTGTCGGCCGGGCGGCGGTCAGCGTCGATCAGGACCTGACTATCCAGTCGGCGGCCGCTCTCATGGCACAGCAGCGGATCGGATCGCTACTCGTGCATGTGCCGGCCCGGCCTGAAGAGATTGTCGGTATCATCACCGATCGGGATCTTCGCTCCAAGGTGGTGGCGGCTGGACTGGATTACCAGCAGCCGGTATCCAGGATCATGTCGAGCCCGGTGCAGAAGGTGCTCTCCCAGACCTTGTGTTTCGATGTGCTTCTGGCCATGCTCAGCCGCGGCATTCACCACCTGGCGGTGGAACAGGGAGGGCGGATCGTCGGAGTCGTTACCTCCAACGATATCATGTCGCTGCAGGGAAATTCCCCGTACTACCTGTTCAAGGAAATAGTCAACCAGGATCGGATCAGCGGGTTGTATCCGCTCGCCCAGAAAATTCCAGATGTCATCAGAAGCTTGCTCAAGGAAGGAGGCAAAGCGAGTCACATCACCCGGATGATCGCCATCATCAACGATCATATTCTCACCAGACTGTTGACCTTGCTCGAGGCCGAACTCGGTTCGCCTCCCGTGCCCTATTGCTGGCTTCTGCTGGGAAGTGAAGGACGACGGGAACAGACGTTCAAGACCGATCAGGACAATGCCCTGCTTTACGCGGACCCTCGGGACCAGCGTCAGCACACAGAGGCGGTGCGATATTTTACCGAGCTAGCCGATAAGGCTGCAGATCATCTCGCCAATTGCGGTTATCCCCCCTGTCCCGGCGAGATCATGGCGCGAAACCCACGCTGGCGGCAGCCTTATTCGGTATGGCAGGGATATTTTGCCTCCTGGGTGTGCGAGCCAAATCCGCAGGAGTTGTTGAACGCCACTATCTTCTTTGATTTCAAGCCAGGCTTCGGTGAGGTCAAGCTGGCCGAAGAGTTGCGGGATTATCTGGTGGAGAAGACGCGACGGCAGGATATCTTCCTGCTGCATCTGGCCCGGCAGGCCCTCACCGCCCGGGCACCGCTGTCTTTTTTTCGCAACTTTATCGTTGAAAAAGATGGTGAGTATAAGAATCGGCTCGATATCAAGCATAAGGGGATCGCGTCCTATGCAGATTTTGCCAGGATCTTTTCCCTTAAGCACGGCATCAAGGAAACCAACACGCTGGCCCGGTTCAAGGTCCTGGCCGACGAAGGGTACCTCGACCGGCAGTTGGCCAAGGCGGCCGAGGCCAGCTATGAACTGATGATGCAGTTGCGTCTGCTCCATCAACTGGAACAGCTGGAACAGGGGATCCTGCCTGACAACCATATCGACCCCGCCGACTTGACCGATCTGGAAAGGCGCATGCTCAAGGAGAGTTTTCGGGTACTGGAGCGATTGCAGGCCATCCTCGAAACCAATTACCCGGCATCGTAG
- a CDS encoding 3'-5' exonuclease produces the protein MYWLNPRTWFRRPHPWLVENQRHFAEFVQSRSLADYSFVAFDTELTGLDRRRDEIISLGAVRINRLQIDLSDTFYQVVRPRSLARTGSTVIHRLTPGQLENAPYLEDVILDFVQFVGTSLIVGHYVDLDMFFLNRATWSHLGGVLSNPGVDTMRLAHGFSRRQRGYFSHDVTPESYRLADLSTRFGLPRYTSHDAFQDAVQTACLFLWLIKKFRAGGIETLKDLYRAGHYRF, from the coding sequence ATGTACTGGCTCAATCCCCGCACCTGGTTCCGTCGCCCGCATCCATGGCTCGTGGAGAATCAGCGCCACTTCGCGGAGTTTGTCCAATCACGTTCACTTGCGGATTATTCCTTTGTTGCCTTCGACACCGAGTTGACCGGTCTTGATCGCCGTCGCGATGAAATCATCTCTCTTGGTGCGGTGCGCATCAACCGGCTGCAGATCGATCTGAGTGATACCTTTTACCAGGTTGTTCGGCCGCGCTCCCTGGCTCGCACCGGTTCGACGGTTATTCATCGGTTGACGCCGGGCCAGTTGGAGAATGCACCCTATCTTGAAGATGTTATTCTTGATTTTGTTCAGTTTGTGGGGACATCCCTGATTGTCGGCCATTATGTCGATCTGGATATGTTTTTTCTCAACCGAGCCACCTGGTCCCATCTCGGCGGCGTTCTCTCCAATCCCGGGGTTGACACCATGCGTCTGGCCCATGGGTTCAGCCGTAGGCAACGGGGCTACTTCAGTCATGACGTAACTCCGGAGAGCTACCGGCTTGCCGACCTCAGCACACGTTTCGGCCTGCCTCGTTATACCTCGCATGACGCCTTCCAGGACGCGGTTCAGACGGCCTGTCTTTTTCTTTGGCTCATCAAGAAGTTCCGGGCCGGGGGCATAGAAACCCTCAAGGACCTCTACCGGGCAGGCCACTACCGGTTCTGA
- a CDS encoding DUF4212 domain-containing protein: MADKTAYWKANIRLVINCLIVWFVVSYGAGILFVDALNKIRVGGYQLGFWFAQQGSIYIFVVLIFYYAARMNALDRRYNVQEE; the protein is encoded by the coding sequence ATGGCTGATAAGACTGCTTATTGGAAGGCCAACATTCGTCTGGTGATCAACTGTCTCATCGTGTGGTTTGTCGTCTCTTATGGGGCCGGCATTCTCTTCGTGGACGCACTCAACAAAATCCGGGTTGGCGGCTACCAGCTTGGTTTCTGGTTTGCTCAACAGGGTTCCATCTACATCTTCGTTGTTCTGATTTTTTACTATGCGGCGCGGATGAATGCCCTTGATCGCAGGTACAACGTTCAGGAAGAATAA
- a CDS encoding sodium:solute symporter family protein → MSLQMMTYLVVGATFLLYIVIAIKSRATTTGEFYVAGKGVNPVLNGMATGADWMSAASFISMAGMIAFSGYDASVFLMGWTGGYCLLAMLLAPYLRKYGKFTVPEFIGDRYYSQTARIVAVVCLIVASLTYVIGQMKGIGVAFSRFLELPFEVGLVIGMAIVFVYAVMGGMKGITYTQIAQYCVLIFAYTVPAVFISLQLTSNPLPQLGLGSTLSDGGGYLLERLDQTLLDLGFGEYTERKGSMINIFLYTLSLMIGTAGLPHVITRFFTVPRVRDARSSAGWALVFIAILYTTAPAVGAMAFYNFTKTIEPAKGEYLVYEQRPQWFRNWEKTGLLQFEDKNDDGRITYVKGDANEMVKVDQDIMVLANPEIARLPNWVIALVAAGGIAAALSTAAGLLLAISSAISHDLLKGVIAPGINDKTEMLAGRVAMAGAIILAGYLGLNPPGFAAQVVALAFGLAASSIFPALMMGIFSKRVNNIGAVCGMLAGLSVTLIYIFWFKGWFFVKGTEMAANIPANWFFGVSPEAFGAIGALINFAVALTISRVTAAPPREIQNLIDDIRVPN, encoded by the coding sequence ATGAGTCTGCAAATGATGACCTATCTTGTTGTCGGAGCAACCTTTCTTTTGTACATCGTCATCGCCATTAAATCACGGGCCACAACCACCGGCGAGTTCTACGTGGCCGGCAAGGGCGTCAATCCGGTGCTCAACGGCATGGCTACCGGAGCCGACTGGATGTCTGCGGCCTCGTTCATCTCCATGGCTGGTATGATTGCCTTCAGCGGTTATGACGCCTCGGTATTTTTGATGGGTTGGACCGGCGGATATTGTCTGTTGGCCATGCTGCTGGCACCCTATCTGCGGAAATATGGCAAATTTACCGTTCCGGAGTTCATTGGTGACCGCTACTACTCGCAGACCGCCAGGATCGTGGCGGTCGTTTGCCTGATCGTTGCGTCGCTGACCTATGTCATCGGCCAGATGAAAGGAATCGGAGTTGCTTTTTCCCGCTTTCTCGAATTGCCCTTTGAGGTCGGTCTGGTGATCGGCATGGCCATTGTTTTCGTCTACGCGGTCATGGGTGGCATGAAGGGGATCACCTATACCCAGATCGCCCAGTACTGCGTTTTGATCTTTGCCTATACGGTGCCGGCCGTCTTTATCTCCCTGCAATTGACCAGCAATCCGCTGCCGCAATTGGGTTTGGGTTCGACACTGAGCGACGGTGGTGGCTACTTGCTGGAACGGCTCGACCAGACGCTTCTGGACCTGGGTTTCGGGGAATATACGGAACGAAAAGGGTCGATGATCAACATCTTTCTTTACACCCTGTCGTTGATGATTGGAACGGCCGGTCTGCCCCACGTCATCACCCGGTTCTTTACCGTACCGCGAGTCCGCGATGCACGCTCTTCAGCCGGTTGGGCGCTTGTTTTTATTGCCATCTTATATACCACCGCTCCGGCTGTTGGGGCCATGGCCTTTTATAACTTCACCAAGACCATTGAGCCGGCCAAAGGGGAGTATCTGGTCTATGAGCAGCGGCCCCAGTGGTTTAGAAACTGGGAAAAAACCGGTCTCTTGCAGTTTGAAGACAAAAACGACGATGGGCGGATCACCTACGTCAAGGGGGATGCCAACGAGATGGTAAAGGTGGATCAGGATATCATGGTCCTGGCCAACCCGGAAATCGCCCGGCTGCCCAATTGGGTGATCGCACTGGTTGCCGCCGGCGGTATTGCTGCTGCCCTGTCCACGGCCGCCGGTCTGTTGCTGGCTATTTCCTCTGCCATTTCGCATGATTTGCTCAAAGGCGTCATCGCTCCCGGCATCAATGACAAAACGGAGATGCTGGCCGGACGGGTGGCCATGGCCGGGGCGATCATCCTGGCAGGATATCTGGGTCTGAATCCTCCGGGATTTGCCGCCCAGGTCGTCGCGCTCGCCTTCGGCCTGGCCGCGTCGTCGATCTTCCCGGCGTTAATGATGGGGATTTTCTCTAAGAGAGTAAACAATATCGGAGCAGTCTGCGGTATGCTTGCCGGCTTGTCGGTGACTCTGATCTATATCTTTTGGTTTAAAGGGTGGTTTTTTGTCAAAGGGACGGAGATGGCGGCCAACATCCCGGCCAACTGGTTCTTTGGTGTCTCTCCTGAGGCCTTCGGGGCCATCGGCGCGCTGATCAACTTTGCCGTGGCGTTGACCATTTCCCGTGTCACGGCCGCGCCGCCGCGGGAAATCCAGAACCTGATCGATGATATCCGGGTGCCCAATTAG
- a CDS encoding sigma 54-interacting transcriptional regulator — translation MNGPFIMQTTIRPYPRQRLKGPDIGYVTIDADGLVTSCNEQAATILGVDRAALLHTRLISLIATIPRFRALYERLSRPLHSLKNEQLHVADYPKGRKDNCEVRIIRMPGPGDTVLGAYIGLIDRSETVTPRTLALNSIADGVFTVDQEMKITSFNAAAEILTGWTQEEVLGRPCKAIFKSSICGEACAVSSAIMRNERIYYDRNVHLIRKDGTSFPASISASPLIDTENRIVGGVESFRDISDTIKSDLIINAIAEGVVTFDAHGIITSFNRGAQQITGWSEAEVMDRSCDELFSASEGVSACPLLERKGEPCHIIDQDGFVTDKDGYNLPILVSITSMVDANNQAIGCVQTFRDNTEALQKRLILDSVADGVFTVDRNWRITSFNMAAEVITGWEREDAIGRFCSDVFHSSICGKNCAVAESLYTGRPVTNRSITIVDADGKSKSISISASPLVDIVGNVIGGVETFRDLSVEETLRKQLLQRYTFDEIISKSPAMQRYFQILPDVATSDSTVLILGESGTGKGVMAEAIVNASTRKDKPFISVNCGAIPETLLESELFGYRSGAFTDARKDREGRFAAAAGGTIFLDEIGDIPHSLQVKLLRVLEEHVYEPLGSNDSIKVDIRVIAATNRDLKRAVEKGLFRDDLYYRLNVVNITLPPLRDRREDIPLLVDHFVDRFRAEKKKDIAGVSDEVMTVLMHHDFPGNIRELENIIEYAFILCPGGFIQKGHLPDAFHPSETEASEASATPKAGLTLEQIERQAILGSLQRNKWRKMMTCRELGISKDTLRRKIERFELEDPLAD, via the coding sequence ATGAACGGACCCTTCATCATGCAAACAACCATCAGGCCATATCCGAGACAACGGCTCAAGGGGCCGGATATCGGTTATGTGACCATTGACGCGGACGGACTCGTCACTTCGTGCAACGAACAGGCGGCAACCATTCTTGGGGTCGACCGAGCCGCTCTCCTGCACACGCGGCTCATCTCCCTTATCGCCACCATTCCCCGCTTTCGCGCACTCTATGAGCGTCTCAGTCGCCCGTTGCACAGCCTGAAAAACGAACAACTCCATGTGGCCGATTATCCAAAGGGCCGCAAAGACAATTGCGAGGTTCGTATTATCCGCATGCCCGGACCCGGTGACACCGTGCTTGGCGCCTATATCGGCCTGATCGATCGATCGGAGACGGTAACCCCCCGGACACTGGCCCTCAACAGCATTGCCGACGGTGTTTTCACCGTGGATCAGGAAATGAAAATCACCTCTTTCAACGCCGCCGCCGAAATACTGACCGGGTGGACGCAGGAAGAGGTACTCGGCCGCCCCTGCAAAGCGATCTTCAAATCCAGCATCTGCGGGGAAGCCTGCGCCGTATCCAGCGCGATCATGAGGAACGAACGGATCTATTACGACCGCAACGTCCACCTGATCCGTAAAGACGGCACGTCCTTTCCCGCCTCCATCAGCGCCTCACCGCTGATCGACACTGAGAATCGCATCGTCGGTGGCGTCGAATCGTTTCGCGACATCAGCGACACGATCAAGAGCGATTTGATCATCAATGCGATCGCTGAGGGAGTGGTCACCTTCGATGCCCACGGCATCATTACCTCGTTTAATCGCGGCGCCCAGCAAATAACCGGCTGGAGCGAGGCCGAGGTGATGGACCGCTCATGCGACGAACTCTTTTCCGCCTCCGAAGGGGTGTCCGCCTGCCCCCTGCTGGAGCGCAAGGGTGAACCGTGCCACATCATCGACCAGGACGGCTTTGTCACCGACAAAGACGGCTACAACCTGCCCATTTTGGTGTCCATCACCTCGATGGTGGACGCCAACAACCAAGCCATCGGCTGTGTGCAGACCTTTCGCGACAATACCGAGGCCCTGCAGAAACGGCTGATCCTTGACTCCGTCGCCGATGGGGTGTTCACCGTTGATCGGAACTGGAGGATCACCTCATTCAACATGGCCGCCGAGGTCATCACCGGCTGGGAACGCGAAGATGCCATCGGCCGCTTCTGCAGCGATGTCTTCCACTCGTCCATCTGCGGCAAGAATTGCGCCGTCGCCGAGAGTCTCTATACCGGCCGGCCGGTGACCAACCGGTCGATCACCATCGTCGACGCCGACGGCAAGAGCAAGTCCATCAGCATCAGTGCCTCACCGCTGGTGGATATAGTGGGCAACGTTATCGGCGGTGTCGAGACCTTCCGTGATCTTTCCGTCGAAGAGACGCTGCGCAAGCAGCTGCTGCAACGATACACCTTCGACGAGATCATCAGCAAGAGCCCGGCCATGCAGCGCTACTTTCAGATCCTGCCGGATGTGGCCACCAGTGACAGCACCGTGTTGATCCTGGGAGAGAGCGGCACCGGCAAGGGGGTCATGGCCGAGGCGATCGTCAATGCCTCAACGCGGAAAGATAAACCGTTCATTTCGGTAAACTGCGGAGCCATTCCCGAAACCTTGCTTGAATCGGAACTGTTCGGCTACCGTTCCGGGGCCTTCACCGACGCCCGGAAAGACCGTGAGGGCCGGTTCGCCGCGGCCGCCGGCGGGACCATCTTTCTCGACGAAATCGGTGACATCCCCCACTCCTTGCAAGTCAAGCTGCTCCGGGTACTGGAAGAGCATGTCTATGAACCGCTTGGTTCCAACGACTCGATTAAAGTCGATATCCGGGTCATCGCCGCCACGAACCGGGACCTGAAAAGAGCCGTTGAAAAAGGCTTGTTCCGCGATGATCTCTATTACCGGCTCAACGTGGTGAACATCACCTTGCCGCCGCTGCGCGACCGGCGGGAGGACATACCGCTGCTGGTGGATCATTTCGTCGATCGATTCCGCGCCGAAAAAAAGAAGGACATCGCCGGCGTCAGCGACGAGGTGATGACGGTTCTGATGCATCACGATTTCCCTGGAAACATCAGGGAACTGGAAAACATCATCGAATATGCCTTCATCCTCTGCCCAGGAGGATTCATTCAGAAAGGCCACCTGCCCGATGCTTTTCACCCGAGCGAAACGGAAGCTTCCGAGGCCTCGGCAACGCCCAAGGCCGGCCTCACCCTCGAACAAATCGAACGCCAGGCGATTCTGGGATCCCTGCAGCGCAACAAATGGCGCAAGATGATGACCTGCCGGGAACTTGGCATCTCCAAGGATACCTTACGCCGCAAGATCGAGCGATTCGAGTTGGAAGATCCTCTTGCCGACTGA